The proteins below are encoded in one region of Oncorhynchus gorbuscha isolate QuinsamMale2020 ecotype Even-year linkage group LG01, OgorEven_v1.0, whole genome shotgun sequence:
- the LOC124036255 gene encoding protein FAM107B-like isoform X2 — protein MNKVKGVLSTSDPAINRCVDTGLSLSLGRSVMAEPDYLEGDCEELIKPKKLLNPVKGSRNHQDLHRELMMNQKRGLAPQNKPELQKVLEKRKREQVLKAQREEQEAHTKRSDLEIELMKRQQKLEQLELDQQKDEEEQENTPEFVKMKSNLRRTKQEANGEELTT, from the exons ATGAACAAAGTGAAAGGGGTTCTCTCAACCTCCGACCCTGCAATAA ATCGGTGTGTGGAcacaggtctgtctctgtctctgggcaGGAGTGTAATGGCTGAGCCGGACTATCTGgagggggactgtgaggagctgATCAAACCCAAGAAACTGTTGAACCCAGTCAAGGGCTCCAGAAACCACCAGGACCTCCATCGAGAACTCATGATGAACCAAAAGAG GGGCCTAGCTCCCCAGAACAAACCAGAGCTCCAGAAGGttctggagaagaggaagagagagcaggtccTCAAGGCCCAGAGGGAGGAGCAGGAGGCCCACACCAAGAGGAGCGACCTGGAGATAGAGCTCATGAAGAGACAACAGAAACTAgaacag CTTGAGTTGGACCAGCAGAAGgatgaggaggagcaggagaacaCCCCTGAGTTTGTGAAGATGAAGAGCAACCTGAGAAGGACCAAGCAGGAGGCCAATGGGGAGGAACTTACCACTTAG
- the LOC124036255 gene encoding protein FAM107B-like isoform X1, whose amino-acid sequence MATMCRIPLFPHLLQDRCVDTGLSLSLGRSVMAEPDYLEGDCEELIKPKKLLNPVKGSRNHQDLHRELMMNQKRGLAPQNKPELQKVLEKRKREQVLKAQREEQEAHTKRSDLEIELMKRQQKLEQLELDQQKDEEEQENTPEFVKMKSNLRRTKQEANGEELTT is encoded by the exons ATGGCAACTATGTGTAGAATACCACTTTTTCCTCACCTCCTGCAGG ATCGGTGTGTGGAcacaggtctgtctctgtctctgggcaGGAGTGTAATGGCTGAGCCGGACTATCTGgagggggactgtgaggagctgATCAAACCCAAGAAACTGTTGAACCCAGTCAAGGGCTCCAGAAACCACCAGGACCTCCATCGAGAACTCATGATGAACCAAAAGAG GGGCCTAGCTCCCCAGAACAAACCAGAGCTCCAGAAGGttctggagaagaggaagagagagcaggtccTCAAGGCCCAGAGGGAGGAGCAGGAGGCCCACACCAAGAGGAGCGACCTGGAGATAGAGCTCATGAAGAGACAACAGAAACTAgaacag CTTGAGTTGGACCAGCAGAAGgatgaggaggagcaggagaacaCCCCTGAGTTTGTGAAGATGAAGAGCAACCTGAGAAGGACCAAGCAGGAGGCCAATGGGGAGGAACTTACCACTTAG
- the LOC124036255 gene encoding protein FAM107B-like isoform X3, with product MAEPDYLEGDCEELIKPKKLLNPVKGSRNHQDLHRELMMNQKRGLAPQNKPELQKVLEKRKREQVLKAQREEQEAHTKRSDLEIELMKRQQKLEQLELDQQKDEEEQENTPEFVKMKSNLRRTKQEANGEELTT from the exons ATGGCTGAGCCGGACTATCTGgagggggactgtgaggagctgATCAAACCCAAGAAACTGTTGAACCCAGTCAAGGGCTCCAGAAACCACCAGGACCTCCATCGAGAACTCATGATGAACCAAAAGAG GGGCCTAGCTCCCCAGAACAAACCAGAGCTCCAGAAGGttctggagaagaggaagagagagcaggtccTCAAGGCCCAGAGGGAGGAGCAGGAGGCCCACACCAAGAGGAGCGACCTGGAGATAGAGCTCATGAAGAGACAACAGAAACTAgaacag CTTGAGTTGGACCAGCAGAAGgatgaggaggagcaggagaacaCCCCTGAGTTTGTGAAGATGAAGAGCAACCTGAGAAGGACCAAGCAGGAGGCCAATGGGGAGGAACTTACCACTTAG